From Drosophila mauritiana mitochondrion, complete genome, a single genomic window includes:
- the ND4 gene encoding NADH dehydrogenase subunit 4 (TAA stop codon is completed by the addition of 3' A residues to the mRNA), which yields MLKIIFFLLFLSPLCFINNMYWMVQIMMFFISFIFLLMNNFMNYWSEISYFLGCDMLSYGLILLSLWICSLMLLASESINKYNNYKNLFLLNIVILLLLLILTFSSMSLFMFYLFFESSLIPTLFLILGWGYQPERLQAGVYLLFYTLLVSLPMLIGIFYVMNKIGSMNFYLMNNFMFNYDLLYFCLLCAFLVKMPMFLVHLWLPKAHVEAPVSGSMILAGIMLKLGGYGMLRVIAFLQLMNLKYSFVWISISLVGGVLVSLVCLRQTDLKALIAYSSVAHMGIVLSGLLTMTYWGLCGSYTLMIAHGLCSSGLFCLANVSYERLGSRSMLINKGLLNFMPSMTLWWFLLSSANMAAPPTLNLLGEISLLNSIVSWSWISMIMLSLLSFFSAAYTLYLYSFSQHGKLFSGVYSFSSGKIREYLLMFLHWLPLNLLILKSESFMLWL from the coding sequence ATGTTAAAAATTATTTTTTTTTTATTATTTTTAAGTCCTCTTTGTTTTATTAATAATATATATTGAATGGTACAAATTATAATATTTTTTATTAGATTTATTTTTTTATTAATAAATAATTTTATAAATTATTGATCAGAAATTTCTTATTTTTTAGGTTGCGATATGTTGTCTTATGGATTAATTTTATTAAGTTTATGAATTTGTTCTTTAATATTATTAGCTAGAGAAAGAATTAATAAATATAATAATTATAAAAATTTGTTTTTATTAAATATTGTTATTTTATTATTATTATTAATTTTAACTTTTTCAAGAATAAGATTATTTATATTTTATTTATTTTTTGAAAGAAGATTAATTCCTACATTATTTTTGATTTTAGGTTGAGGTTATCAACCAGAACGTTTACAAGCTGGTGTATATTTATTGTTTTATACTTTATTAGTTTCTTTACCTATACTAATCGGTATTTTTTATGTTATAAATAAAATTGGTTCTATAAATTTTTATTTAATAAATAATTTTATATTTAATTATGATTTGTTATATTTTTGTTTATTATGTGCTTTTTTAGTAAAAATACCAATATTTTTAGTTCATTTATGATTACCTAAAGCTCATGTTGAAGCTCCAGTTTCTGGTTCTATGATTTTAGCTGGTATTATGTTAAAGTTAGGGGGTTATGGGATATTACGAGTTATTGCTTTTTTGCAGTTAATAAATTTGAAATATAGATTTGTTTGAATTAGAATTAGATTAGTAGGGGGTGTATTAGTTAGATTAGTTTGTTTACGTCAAACTGATTTAAAGGCTTTAATTGCTTATTCATCTGTTGCTCATATAGGAATTGTTCTATCTGGACTTTTAACTATAACTTATTGAGGTTTATGTGGTTCTTACACATTAATAATTGCTCATGGTTTATGTTCTTCTGGGTTATTTTGTTTAGCTAATGTATCTTATGAACGTCTTGGAAGTCGAAGAATATTAATTAATAAAGGTTTATTAAATTTTATACCTTCAATAACTTTATGATGATTTTTATTAAGATCAGCTAATATGGCAGCTCCTCCTACATTAAATTTATTAGGGGAAATTTCTTTATTAAATAGAATTGTTTCTTGATCTTGAATTTCTATAATTATGTTATCATTATTATCTTTTTTTAGAGCTGCTTATACTTTATATTTATATTCTTTTAGTCAACATGGAAAATTGTTTTCTGGAGTGTATTCGTTTAGAAGAGGAAAAATTCGGGAATATTTATTAATATTTTTACATTGATTACCTTTAAATTTATTAATTTTAAAAAGAGAATCATTTATATTATGATTAT
- the ND4L gene encoding NADH dehydrogenase subunit 4L (TAA stop codon is completed by the addition of 3' A residues to the mRNA) has translation MIMILYWSLPMILFILGLFCFVSNRKHLLSMLLSLEFIVLMLFFMLFIYLNMLNYENYFSMMFLTFSVCEGALGLSILVSMIRTHGNDYFQSFSIM, from the coding sequence ATGATTATAATTTTATATTGAAGTTTACCTATAATTTTATTTATTTTAGGATTATTTTGTTTTGTTTCTAATCGAAAACATTTACTTTCAATACTTTTAAGTTTAGAATTTATTGTTTTAATATTATTTTTTATATTATTTATTTATTTGAATATATTAAATTATGAAAATTATTTTAGAATAATATTTTTAACATTTAGAGTATGTGAGGGAGCTTTAGGTTTATCAATTTTAGTTTCTATAATTCGTACTCATGGAAATGATTATTTTCAATCTTTTAGAATTATAT